A region of the Arachis hypogaea cultivar Tifrunner chromosome 15, arahy.Tifrunner.gnm2.J5K5, whole genome shotgun sequence genome:
attaactgCTATCTTTAGTTAAAGAAACTAGTATAATCAACTTGACGTGAATAACCGTGTCAAAAATGTAGTAACTATAATGTAAAAAGTTATAACCAAATCTAGCTAATCTATAAGcaaacatattaataaatttagatccgctaaaatattattaaaaaaagtaatacagtaatatatatattttttttagtgaccacagtaatattttattttaagagtatatacttattttggtcctcaaagaattttagACCAGACACTTTtgctaactaaaattaattactcgattggtccctaacaattaattatGTCAGTCACTTAGGCCCTTAgctccgtcaactctaacggaagaTAAAATAGTTCCTGACAACTCTAATaggggacaaaatgatccctgacaactctaacaaggaACAAAATGATTTCTGACCCCTTTATTCGAAACGACActgttcttccccaatttttatcatatctcgcataactttaatattcatactctccttcttcactttcacaatctttttttccatcttttccttTCTCCTCTTTAACTCCAAGATTAAGCCATGGTATAATTGTCACACGTGTCGCACTTACCTCAACATGTCATTGAGCACACACTTCCTAAGTCTTTGTGACTagtacatccacctcctctgcacttCACCCACGAGAAGCATCTACTTCCACATCTTCGATAACATCATCTCCAACCCCGACAACGTCCacgacatcctcaagaccaagtttcACAACTACTCCAAAGAcacgcctttctccactctcTGGCAagtaatatagattgttggacattagaacatcatgagaagattctccttcgacatcatatgcaaattctcatttgaaatagatacggagtgcttcattctttctttctcgGAGTCCAAGTTGGCAGACAGTTTCGACCTCGCATCCAATCTATCAGTACAACGAGCAATGTCGCTGTTGCTGCTCATATGgaaactgaagcgattactgaacattggttcgGAGAAGAAGTTAAAAGATGAAATTGGAGTAATGGACAACGTGGTCATAGAGATGATAGgacagaggaggagggagatggcaaTGACGACGACGGGTCTTAACAAATTagacttgctgtctagattcatgaGATCTATCGAAGACGACAAGTAGTTGAGAGATATAGTCATTAgttttctgagtatgaattagttgagAATAAGTTGAGAATTTTTCTTTTTGTGAACATTAAAGTTATAGAGTATGTATTGTGTAACttgaagttacagtgttagactgttagtattatgcgagatatgataaaaattggaaGAGAACAGTGTCGTTTCAGAATAGAGGAGATCAGGAActattttgtcccctgttagagttgttAGAAACTATTTTGTCTTTCGTTAAAGTTGACGGAGTAAAAGACCTCAGTGATTGATGGAATTAATTATTAGTGActaattgaataattaattttagttaaaaacaaaagtGTCTGATCTAAAATTCTTTGACAACCAAAATCGATATATACTCTCATCTTAATAATCAATCTGACCATGCTATATAAATAGTCGTCcaaaacacaaagaaaacaaGCTGATATACTCTCACTAATAATAAACACCATGAAAGAAGCAGCCCTCTTCGTCTTAGGCTTTATTTCCCTTTTAGCCTTCTCATGTTCCGAAATAGTGCTGGACCGGGATGGCGACCGGGTAGTCTCCGGTAGCCCATACTTTCTTGGCGCAATTCGATGGTACCCCGTACATAACTATGAACGCGGAATAACCCTCGGCGCAACCGGGAAACAGGTAGACCCGGTTACCATCCAAGTTGACGATTCCATATCCTACTTCGACGGCATCCCAGTGAGCTTCTCCATCGTTGGAACACCAGATCCCGGTGTACCAATCGCCACGGAATCTCCGTTAGAGATCAAGTTCACAGGCATAAACACACCGATCTCAACAACGTGGATGGCATTCGTTAACAGCGAGATTCAAAGCTTGAGCGTGGGAATTGGAGGTCCTGAAGAACACTCTGGGGAAGCAACAATTGGAAGCACGTTTAGTATCCAGAAAGACACAATTTCGTACATCCTTAGGTACAGTGTGCCAACTCCTGGAATAGGGAATGGAATAAACTACCTTTTTGGAAACGTTACGGATTTCAAACCAGGTGAGAGCCCTCTGGTTCTCACTCAGGACTTCCCCACCTTACACTTTGATATCTTCAAAGATAGACCTGGTCCCACTCATACTGTGGTTTGAATGAGTAGAGTCAGTTACTATGGAAGCTAAGCAAaacctcatcatcatcaacatatgTATGTAACTAATAAGTGTGCTTCCCACGTAGCTAGTGAATGGCTCTGTATATGTAACTGTAAGAGGTCCTGTATCTATATGATGAATAAATGATTACTAGTTTATTACGTGTGTTTTGCATTTTTATTTGTTGGAAAAGTATTGGTAAAAAATTTCTAACCATCAAACTTtaaacaattataattaataatcattaattttatatttttaaaaaataaaatttaaataattattaattaatgataattaattaatatagaaTGTAATACAAAAATACTTGTTGACTTATAGTTATTAGTTAAatctttgttagttgttaataATTAAATCCCTATTGGTTACCTGAGAAATTGTTGTTTGTTGATTGCTTATATATGCATGTGCCACCTTTGTAttgccaattttaatttttaatttaaaatacttaaCATGATTTAAGTAAAGAGGGATGAATACTTGAATAGGATTAGCAGTAATCTACCATctggtatatatattattataaattttaaacgggtaaccattttttaaatatttttattcgaCTGAAcacatttataaattaaaatgttTGCACACAAAAATATTTGAGTAATGCACGCTTAAAGCGGTATATTTTATATTAAGGCgaaaattcatatataaatatatttatataaaattaatagataaaatttattagataataatttagtcaaatatattaaattattttatgatttttaattattaactttgtTGCTGAATCCCTACCGTTAAAATAACAGAATCAAGTTAGTAGAAAAAGTTTTCAAAGAGATTTCATTCGTGAGGGCAAAAATGATTGCAAACCGATTTCAGCAAAgtgcaagagaaaaaaaaaagaaagtaaaatatattttttatttttaaaattcgttaaaaatttttaaaatatcttttaattttatttttttaattttatcccaaaaaatttttatttatgacaaatatatttttaacggctaattttttaaaatgatatatatgaatttattttatttcgtagtttttta
Encoded here:
- the LOC112749359 gene encoding kunitz-type trypsin inhibitor-like 2 protein; translation: MKEAALFVLGFISLLAFSCSEIVLDRDGDRVVSGSPYFLGAIRWYPVHNYERGITLGATGKQVDPVTIQVDDSISYFDGIPVSFSIVGTPDPGVPIATESPLEIKFTGINTPISTTWMAFVNSEIQSLSVGIGGPEEHSGEATIGSTFSIQKDTISYILRYSVPTPGIGNGINYLFGNVTDFKPGESPLVLTQDFPTLHFDIFKDRPGPTHTVV